Proteins from one Archocentrus centrarchus isolate MPI-CPG fArcCen1 chromosome 8, fArcCen1, whole genome shotgun sequence genomic window:
- the mgp gene encoding matrix Gla protein: protein MMRSLLQFLALCAAVSLCVCYESHESTESNEDLFVPPNRANSFIPPQRGNVYIPSRRNGYNNYNFMRTYKSLAERRAEICEDFSPCRNYAYHHGVQKAYTRYFRARNQPQRPAVTHRY, encoded by the exons ATGATGAGGAGCCTTCTTCAGTTTCTGGCACTCTGTGCTGCAGTCTCCCTCTGTGTCTGCTATG AGTCTCATGAAAGCACAGAATCCAATGAAG ATCTGTTTGTGCCTCCAAACCGTGCCAACTCATTCATCCCACCGCAGAGAGGCAACGTATACATCCCGTCCAGAAGGAATGGCTACAACAATTACAACTTCATGAG GACATATAAGTCTCTCGCGGAAAGACGTGCAGAGATCTGCGAGGACTTCTCTCCCTGCCGCAACTACGCCTATCACCACGGCGTTCAGAAGGCCTACACCAGATACTTCAGAGCTAGAAACCAACCACAGCGACCTGCTGTGACTCACCGATACTAA